In one Babylonia areolata isolate BAREFJ2019XMU chromosome 12, ASM4173473v1, whole genome shotgun sequence genomic region, the following are encoded:
- the LOC143288446 gene encoding uncharacterized protein F58A4.6-like isoform X2: protein MNHTLARRILLEEAMAWLSTLGGAHSSLGEYFHHHAERAGEISLKQLKIALQLGDPLTVARCHMFWAYSLMQRGHWRKCTVIVRRVYKLASTHPVVDMRLINMCLAAWTRLQHLHRIHRQKKRTHAGTGKTSGGAATALAVPHPPGLQ from the exons ATGAATCATACACTGGCCAGGCGGATATTACTGGAAGAGGCAATGGCATGGCTGTCCACGTTGGGGGGAGCTCACTCTTCTTTAGGAGAATATTTCCATCATCAT GCAGAGCGGGCTGGGGAGATCTCACTGAAGCAGCTGAAGATTGCCCTTCAGCTTGGGGACCCACTGACTGTGGCTCGTTGCCACATGTTCTGGGCGTACAGTCTGATGCAGAGGGGACACTGGCGCAAGTGCACCGTTATTGTCAG ACGAGTTTACAAGCTGGCCTCCACCCACCCAGTGGTAGACATGCGCCTGATAAACATGTGTCTGGCAGCATGGACCCGGCTGCAGCATCTTCACAGAATtcacaggcagaagaagagaacaCACGCAGGCACTGGGAAG ACAAGTGGAGGAGCAGCAACAGCTCTGGCTGTGCCCCATCCACCAGGACTGCAGTGA